Part of the Lutra lutra chromosome 4, mLutLut1.2, whole genome shotgun sequence genome is shown below.
GCCTTAGTAAGTTTAGAAATCTTTGACTTAAGTAATTTGTCTTTTAGGGTCTCTTCCCCTGATATTCATAATGAAATGCTTGTAGCATGGTTTACATTGATCATTTGGATACATGGAAAGACATAGGAAACAATAGAAAAGTATGAGAAACAGCTTTATTCCATGTAGAAATACAGTAGATAAAAAAGCAAAGTGGCTGAAACACAGTAATTGAATTTTTGatttgtgataaaaaaaattcccGAGGATCTATATAAATTTAACCAGAATTTCATGCAATTGTATATAACATAAACAGATATAAAGCAGTCTGTACTAAGGTGTGTGGATAGGAAGAACTTCCTCTAAGTCCTTATGACTATGGAGAGTCAAAACAAAAGTATGAACACAGTATCTGAAATTGAGACTCAAAATTAGAAATTGGGAATGTACTTGAAAACTTGTGGAACATCAGCACAATACAAGCAATAGAAAGTGTTGTTGGTGTGGACTGAATTGAATGGAGACTTACATTCATGATGAAATGCTGCAATTGATTGCTTACTTTTAACTTGCATTCATGAATATGTGTTTCTTTGCTATAAATTAGGAAACTTACATTTACATGATGTCAGTGAGTAAGGTTCCTTGAAGAGCATTTTATCAGAGTAGTCATGAGATTTTATCTAGAAAGTCAACAGCTTCAAACTACTGATACTACCCTTCCCAGTCTGAGGTGGAGAGGATGAAGGAGAGACTGGCAGTATACTTTGATGCTGTACTTTTGATAAATAGAAATTACTTAtctagtggcgcctgggtggctcagtgggttaaggctctgccttcggctaggggggtgatctcagggtcctggggtcgagccccacatcgggctctctgctcagctgagcctgcttccccctctctctgcctgcctctctgcctacttgtgatctctctctctgtgtcaaataaataaataaaatctttttttaaaagagaaattacttATCTAGCATATTattatctttggggaaaaaaaaagggaaacatttaAGGGCACCTCAGTGGCATAGTTGgttgagaatctgactcttggtttcagctcagtttatgGTCTTGGGCTTCTGAgcttgagccccgcatcaggctttagctcagtgtgcagtctgctttagagtctctccctctgcccctcctcctgcttggattctctccctacctccctctctctctctaaaataaataataagtaaaatctttttaaaaaggtaaacattggggcgcctgggtggctcagtgggttaaagcctctgccttcggctccggtcatgatcccagggtccagggatcgagccccacatcaggctctctgctcagcagggagcctgcttcctcctctctctctgcctgcctctctgcctacttgtgatctctgtctgccaaataaataaataaataaatctttaccaaaaaaaaaggtaaacatttaTATCAGCTTTAATATTATAGCAACCCAtagctacttttaaaattaagcatAATGGGTCAATTACAATTCTACTCGATTTTATGATTTGTAATTCCTTCAATAAAGGAGTAATGGCTATAAGAATTGCTCTCTTGTTCTGCACAATAAGAACCAGGATGTATATGAAACAACAGTTTCAAACAATGAACTATAAGCATCAGAGGACTTTCTGACTGAttaaaaggatttgaaaaatgAGGTAAATCCTAGAATTGCAGCTGCTTAATCCCTGGAGTCAGTTTTCAGGTTACAGAGCATAGGActgaggaaataaagattagatcTTGGGAAGGCCAAGGAAGATAAGAATTTATAGTTCATAATACTAGATAAGAGGAGTTGCAAAAGGAGggtaagaaaagagaggaaggaaagaagggttgagagagagaagaggagaagaagggggtggaggaaaaggaggaaggtgagagtgaggaggaggaggagacaaaaggggggagaaggagaagaaagaggaagaggagcagaaggaggaggaagggtatgaaggaaggaggagaagaaaggtaggggggaggaagaggggggagaaggaaaaaattaagaataaggggaagaggaggagagggaggaaaaaagaagagaaggaaaaggaagggaagaggagaacaTGTTTGACTGCATTGATCTGTGCATGGATGAGAGGAAACACCCTGAAGATGGTGAGAATAGGATTGGGATTCCAAAATCTCACAAACGGTGGGGAATGTTTCATGATCACTCCACCTTTGGTGGAGAGATAGCATAATGTATGAGTCTTTGGAGAGAGTCAAAACAGTACTTAAACAAGTCTTAAAATATCAAACTGATCTGTAAATAATTGCATTCTGGAACAAACTtcaacacacttaaaaaaaagtaaaagaaaaaactatgtaGCACCCAAGAATATCAAATCAACAATATTTGCaatgaaatcaacaaaattaGCATGCAtgcaaagagatagaaaaatataatccATGAGGATTTAAATCAATGAAGAGAAACTGAATCAAAAGGATAGAAATTATGGAAACTGTAATTAGTAATTTAAGATCTTAAAGCAGCATTGAACTTACATATACTCagtgagataaagaaaaaaagaaccagtgaaaaaatggaaaattttttagATGTATAtgtttgggaaataaaaatacaaataactgaatttttttttttaacgtagaAAAGCAATTTATTCCATTATAAGCACTTACACAGTTAGTCATGGAGAGTAACAGGCCTGCTGGTGAAACAGGTCACCCAAAATAGAGATGGTACCAAACTAGTGGTCAAGGActaactcctaaaaaaaaaaaaaaaaaaaaaaaagcaactcttaTCCaggattaatttaattttaaaaacaaatacaagctATCAATGCACTCTTCTCAACTCAACTGGACAGTCTACCTGTGGTATGACTGTCAGGTAAAAACATACATCTTTACAACTTGGTGGtcccaagttttttaaaaaaaaccatttcacagaaaggaaagaaatatgaaaacagcTCAAGAAATACACTAACAAGCAAAAATATATGGGGAAAGAGGAACACATAGTTTTGACTTAACTGAAGAAACTGAGAGGAGACTGGTCTACATAGGGAAATGTGCATCCTGGAAAGTCAGGTGTGAAAACTTTAGAATAGGAATTTATATGACTTGAATCTCCCCCATTTCCTGAATAAAAACGACATCTTGTGGTATTTATACTTCATGGCTCAGACACCTACCTCAGTTGGCTCTATCCTTCCTCACTTTAGCCTTTACTTAAAAGGAGTCTGTAAAACTTGGGGATATagcctaagaagaaaaataaccacaCCCAATATTCCCCTTTCTGTGGCTACTTTAGACCTTTGTTACTAGaaaattcctaaagaaaattTGTCTGTGGCTTTACTGAATCAAGTCCCCTagttaatatttagaaaacaccCTCTGTTTGGGCTAGTAACATCGTTGATGGTACCTATCATAGAGGGATAGCCAAACAAAGTCTGTGTCTCAAAACCAGTGTTAAAtcaatctcagggttgagagggaaaaaaaggggagTCTAAAATCACAAGAAGTGCAGACATATCTAGGACCCTTGTCCTTCTGGATCCACGCTTCCTTCAGGATCTTCATCATTGTAAATGTTCTCTGCCATTTGCCACACTTGCATGATATTGTCTTCTGATACAGAACAAATCACCCAAGGTTCATTGGGATTCCAGGAGAAATCAGATATCTTGGCAGTGTGACCACCATGAATAAACAACAATTCTGGTGGCCCATCTTCTGCATCTTCCGGGGATTGTTCCTCTCCAATTTTACTTAAATCCCAAACATTCAGTCTGCGATCAGTACCACTGGAAGCCAAAATGGTCTCATTGTGAGGCGACCACTGAACCTGGAATATTTCATCCTTATGTGATTCAAAGGAATGCAACTTAAGTTTCAGATTTCTCAGATCCCACAAGGCAACAGTCTTGTCGGCTGATCCTGTGGCCAGAATGAACTCACTGTAAGGATTGAAAGATAGGCAGTTCACTTCAGCAGTGTAAGCATCAACTGAGTGGCTTGGTTTGGAAGTACTGTTTGAATGAGTATCCCAGATCATAAGTTTTTGATCATCAGTAACTGACCCAAACAGAGACTCATGGAGCAGATGCCAGGAAACATCTACTACTGCTGTATGCCCTGTAAAGATGGTCTTCACATCCacaacttttccttcctttggaacAGCACTGATGTCCCAGAGGCAGATGGTGTGGTCGTCTGAAGCACTAAGTAAGTGCCCACTGAGATTTGGGTTCCAAGAAAGTCCATAGCCTTCCTTCTGATGTCCACGGAGACGCAAGTCTGGGTTGCACTCTCCAGAAGGGTCTGGTTTGGAAGGATGTTTTGTATAGTCAAAAACAAGAACATCACTGGATGGAGTCTTTGTTGCAATGATGCAAGGGTTCTGGGGCACATAACGTGCCCGGTTTACTTCTACTTCATGGTTGATcttgatttctatttcaatttttccacTAACTGAGCCAAAACCTCCAAATTCTCCTTTCTCACTGTCGTAGTGTGAAGCATCAAACTGAGCATCATCGTTAGGGAGCTGCACACTGGCTAGGTTCTGTTCATCGGACGTGTGTGTTCCCAGAACAAGTCGATGAATGCTGAAGTCTTTCCCTTCTGGTCTGGTTACATCTGGAAGCCACTGCGCAGTTAGGCTAGGCCACTCCAGGGCATGGGTCATCACCAAATCGTAAAGAAAAGGGGTGTTCTTCTTCCATATTTTGTACTCTTCGTTGATCACACGTTCTTCTACTGCGTCATCAAAGGCTGCTTCCTTGTCGGCCATGGCGGGCAGGCAAGCCGGGGGGATCCCGGGGTCGAGCGTtgcgggaggggcgggggccaaataactgaaattttttaaaaatttcactagTTATAATGAAAAACGGATTAAACACTGcagaagaaatcaatgaacttgaagacaCAGGGATAGAAAATGCAAGAACTCTCTTCTCAGTTCAATCCTACTTTATACTGAGGGTTCTAACCATTGCTATAATAGCAGGGAAAAAAGTAGATATACACattataaaagaagtaaaatggtcttTATTCAAAGATGACATGATTGTTTATGCAGGAAACTGTTTAATCATCTACCATAAAAGTGACTACAACTAAAAAGGGAGTTTAGGAAGAccataaaatgtctattttaatatgttagtaataaacaaatagaaattgaatttaatttaacactaataataattttaatagcacatattttatctattattttcctttttcaagtttttatttaaattacagtcaattaacatacagtgtaatattatttaatataacttctttatccaatcagtagttgatggacttttgggctctttctgtaatttggctattgtttatAACACTGCTAAAACCATCAGAgtgcatgcatccctttgaatcactatttttgtatcctttgggtaaatatctagtagtataattgctgcatcattgggtagttctatttttaactctgaggaacctcaatactgtgttccctttctccacatccttgccaacatccaTTTTTCCTG
Proteins encoded:
- the LOC125098966 gene encoding histone-binding protein RBBP4-like, which gives rise to MADKEAAFDDAVEERVINEEYKIWKKNTPFLYDLVMTHALEWPSLTAQWLPDVTRPEGKDFSIHRLVLGTHTSDEQNLASVQLPNDDAQFDASHYDSEKGEFGGFGSVSGKIEIEIKINHEVEVNRARYVPQNPCIIATKTPSSDVLVFDYTKHPSKPDPSGECNPDLRLRGHQKEGYGLSWNPNLSGHLLSASDDHTICLWDISAVPKEGKVVDVKTIFTGHTAVVDVSWHLLHESLFGSVTDDQKLMIWDTHSNSTSKPSHSVDAYTAEVNCLSFNPYSEFILATGSADKTVALWDLRNLKLKLHSFESHKDEIFQVQWSPHNETILASSGTDRRLNVWDLSKIGEEQSPEDAEDGPPELLFIHGGHTAKISDFSWNPNEPWVICSVSEDNIMQVWQMAENIYNDEDPEGSVDPEGQGS